One Nocardiopsis gilva YIM 90087 genomic window, GACGCTCATTAGCGTTCGCGTAGCCTGCCGGCAACAGAGCGAGAGGACCCTCCCCCATGCCGTCCCTCTGTTCACGGCCGCGGCGCGGGTTGAGCGTCGCACGCCTTCTCACACTCGGCCTGACGACCGCCCTGCTGGCGACCTACAGTGGCGGATCCACCGCGAACGCCGCGCTCCCGCCAGGCGAAGTGCGGCCGACCACCGAAGGAGAGCCCATCGGCCACGACCTCGGCGCCGCCAAGGCCCACTGGATCGACCGCGGCGCCATCGCCTGGCCGAGCCCTCCTGCCGATGACCACTCCTACGACCTGATCCACTCCGCCGACGCCTCGATCGGTGTCGAGAACGACCGACTCACCGGTGACTTCCGGACCATCCCGCTGCGGGTCGCCGATGGCGGGCTCACTGACAAGCAGCGCGCCAAGTGGCCGCATCTGGCGAACCGCACCGCGCTGCGGAGCCGCGGCTCCATGGCTGACCAGTCTGAGGTGGCTGTGCTGTCTGAAGTGACTGTGCTGTCTGAGGTGGCTGTGCTGTCTGAGGTGACTGAGGCTCTGCGCGGCCAGGTCGTCGTGGTCGAGCGCGACGGTGACGGGCGCGTGGTCGCGGCAACCGGAGCCCAGATCCCCGGCGTGCTGGACGACGTGTACGCGGCGGCGGCCGACGCCACGCTCGGCCCGGTCTGGGAAAACGGTAGACCCGCGCTGTCGCTGTGGGCGCCCACCGCCCGTGACGTGAAGCTCGTGCTCTACGAGGACCCGCGCTCGGCAGAGTCTCATACCGTGCGGATGAAGCGCGACGCCGCCACCGGCACCTGGTCGGCGCAAGGCCCGGCCCGCTGGAAGGGGAAGTACTACGCCTTCCAGGTGGAGGTGTACTCCCCTGCTGTCGGCAGGATCGTCACCAACACGGTCACCGACCCCTACAGCCTCGCCCTGTCCGCCGACTCCGAACGCAGCCTGCTCATCGACCTCGCGGACCCGGCCCTCGCCCCGGAGGGCTGGGACTCCCTGACCAAGCCCGCGCCCACCCCGATGAACGCCGCGAGCATCTACGAGCTGCACGTCCGCGACTTCTCCGCCTCCGACACGACCGTTCCCGAGGCCGACCGTGGGACGTACCGCGCCTTCCGCGCCTCCCGCGACGGCTCCGCTGGGATGACGGAGCTGCGCGGGCTCGCCGACGACGGCGTCGACTACGTGCACCTGCTGCCCGCCTTCGACTTCGGTTCCGTCCCCGAGCGCCGCTCCGAGCAGAAGGCCCCCGCGTGTGATCTGGCGTCCTTCCCCTCCGACTCCACCGAGCAGCAGGCCTGCGTCGAGCGCACCGCCGAGGACGACGCCTTCAACTGGGGATACGACCCCGTCCACTACACCGTCCCGGAGGGCTCCTATGCCAGCAGCCCCGACGGCACCGCCCGCGTCACCGAGTTCCGGGAGATGGTGAGCGGGCTGAACCGCGCCGGACTGCGCGTCGTGATGGACGTCGTCTACAACCACACCTATGCCGCCGGGCAGGACGACAGGTCCGTGCTCGACCGCGTCGTCCCCGGCTACTACCACCGCCTGCTCGACGACGGTTCCGTCGCCACGTCGACATGCTGCCCCAACACCGCCCCCGAACACACCATGATGGGCAAACTCGTCGTGGACTCCGTGGTGACCTGGGCGCGTGCGTACAAGGTCGACGGCTTCCGCTTCGACCTCATGGGCCACCATCCCAAGTCGAACATGCTCGCGGTGCGCGCGGCGCTGGACCGGCTCACGCCCGATCGCGACGGCGTGGACGGCTCCTCGATCGTGCTCTACGGCGAGGGCTGGGACTTCGGGGAGGTCGCGGGCGGCGCCCGCTTCGAGCAGGCCACCCAGATCACCATGGCCGGGACGGGCATCGGCACCTTCAACGACCGGCTGCGCGACGGTGTGCGCGGCGGCGGCCCCTTCGACGCCGACCCCCGCCTCCAGGGGTTCGGCTCCGGGCTGTTCACCGCCCCCAACGCCGCGCCGGGGAACGGGACCGAGGCCCAGCAGCGGGCCCGGCTGCTGCACGACCAGGACCTGATCAAAGTCGGGCTGACCGGAAACCTCAGGGACTACCGGTTCACCGCCTCCTCGGGGCGGGAGGTCACCGGCGGCGAGGTCGACTACAACGGCGCCCCCGCCGGGTACACCGCGCATCCGGGTGAGGCCGTGACCTACGTCGACGCGCACGACAACGAGACCCTCTACGACGCACTGGCCTACAAGCTCCCGCAGGACACCTCGATGGAGCACCGGGTGCGCATGCAGTCGCTGGCACTGAGCACCGCGCTGCTCGGACAGGGGACCGCGTTCGTGCACGCCGGGAGCGAGCGGCTGCGCTCGAAGTCACTGGACCGCAACTCCTACGACTCCGGCGACTGGTTCAACCGGCTGAACTGGGACTGCGAGGACGGCAACAACTTCGGCGCGGGGCTGCCGCGTGCGGCGGACAACCAGGACAAATGGCCCTACGCGCGCCCGCTGCTCGCCGACCCCGACCTGCGGGCGGACTGCGCGGCCATCCGGAAGGCCCGCGCCCGCTTCGGCGAACTGCTGCGCGTCCGCGACTCCTCGCCGGTGTTCGCACTGGACTCCGCGGAGGAGGTGCAGCGGCGGGTGTCCTTCCCGCTCAGCGGCGCGCGGGAGACACCGGGGGTCATCACGATGCACCTCGACGCCGAGGGGATCGACCCGCGGTGGTCGTCGATCACCGTGGTGTTCAACGCGTCTCCGCGTTCCCAGAGCCAGACCATCGCGGCGCTGAGGGGCGCCGAGGTGGCCCTGCACCCCGTCCAGGCGGAATCCGACGACCCCGTGGTGAAGGAGTCCTCGGCCGATACCGAGACCGGAGCCCTGACCGTCCCCGGGCGGACGGTCGCCGTCTTCGTCGCGGACTGAGGCGTCGGCCGCCGACCGCGCCGAATCCGGTGGGGTCGCGGTCGGCGCGTCGGCCGATGACGCGCCGACCGGTTCGTTCACCCCATCTTCGTTCACCCCATCGATCCGGCCCGTGCGATGATGCTGGCCGTCGCACCGGCCCCGGTAGGGCGCGCCCCACCTCGACCGGCACGTGCGGCCTGCGCGAATCCTTCGCGAGGATGGTCGTGATCCCCTTAACAGGGGATGGCCCCTACCCCTCCCCTGGTATGTGGTCCGCCCATCGACCGCGTCACTACGTTGAGGCGCCATACGGACGGCGATCTTCGGCTACGGCCGACCGCCCTCCGCCTACTGCCGCCACGTAGCGTCCGGTTCTGGGAGACACCACCATGACCAGCGACATCGCCGACACCATTCCGGCCTACCCGCCGCCCCGCACCTGCCCGCTGCGCCCATCACCCGAGTTCGACCGCCTCCGTGCCGAGCGACCGATCTCCCGCATGGCCATGCGCGGAGGCGGAGAGGCGTGGGTGGTGACGCGCTACGAGGACGTGCGCACCCTGCTCGCGGATCCCAGGATGAGCTCGGACCGCGCGCACCCCGGCTTCCCTCGGCTCATCGCCGGGCTGGAGGACATCCAGCCGCGGGAGGAGGAAAAGCCACCCATCGTCAACCTGGACGGAGCCGAGCACAGCAAGGCCCGCGGCGCGATTCTCAGTGAGTTCACGGTCCGCAGGGTGCGGGAGATGCGCCCGTGGGTGCAGGGCATCGTGGACCGGCGCGTCGACGCCATGCTGGCCGCCGGACCGCCCGTGGATCTGGTGGACATGCTGTCTCTCCCGGTCCCGCTGCTCGTCGTGTGCGGGCTGCTTGGAGCCTCCTACTCCGACAACGAGCTCTTCGAGGACAGCACGCGCAGGATGATGTCGGCGGGGGTGTCCGATGAGGACCGCTTCGCGGCCGCCGAGGACCTGAGCGTCTACCTGGAACGCCTGTGCCGGGAGAAGGAGGCGGACCCGACGGAGGACGACCTACTCGGCCGCCAGGTGCTGCGGTACCGGCGCGAGGAGGGCGAGGTCGACCACGCCGAACTCGTCGCCCTCGCGCTGATGCTGCTCGTGGCCGGGCATGAGACCACCGCCAACGTCATCTCGATGGGTGTGGCCTCGCTGCTGGAGCACCCGGACCAGCTCGCCAAGATGCGGGCCGACCCCGGCCTGCTGCCCGCCACGGTCGAGGAGGTGCTGCGGTTCTGCAGCGTCACCGACGCGATCACGGCGCGGGTGGCGACCGCCGACATCGAGATCGGCGGCGTGCTGATCCGCGCGGGCGAGGGTGTCATCGCACACGTGCCCTCGGCCAACCACGACCCCTCGGTCTTCGCCCGCCCCGAGCGGCTGGACATCGACCGCGGGGCGCGCCACCACTTCGGGTTCGGTTACGGGCCGCACCAGTGCGCCGGGCAGAACCTCGCGCGGCTGGAGCTGCAGATCACCATCGAGACGCTGTTCCGGCGGATTCCGAACCTGCGGATCGACGCGCCGCTGGACAGCCTGCCGTACAAGGACAACTCCATGGTCTACGGCCTGTACGAGCTGCCCGTCAGGTGGTAGCGGCGCTGCGGGGACAGCCGACGGGACGGGCGGCTCGCGGCCCGGAGTCGAAGACCACTTCGAGGGTCATGCCATGCGCGTGGTAGCGGACCGGAATCGCTGCGCCGGAAACGGGCAGTGCGTGCTGACCGATGCGGCGATCTTCGACCAGGACGAGGAGGAAGGCCGAGTCGTCGTGCTCAACGAGCGGCCGGGCGCCGAAAGCGCCGAGCGGGTACGGCAGGCGGTGCGCCTGTGCCCGGTGCGTGCGCTCGCCATCGAGGAGTGAGGGGACGGCGGTTGCCGACCATTACGGCTCGACGCAGCGCGCCACGGCTCGGCGCGGCGCAGCCTCGGGCAGCTCCGCCCGCCCCGACGTGAGGGGGCGTCGCGGCGGGTGGCACCATCGTCCCCCATGACGATCGATCCACAACGAACCGCCGTTCTCGCCCTGCACTGGCAGGTCAACGTGATCAAGCCGGAGGGCTTCTTCGGCGAGATGCTGAGCGAGCCCGTACGCCGCAGCGGTGTGGTGGAGCGGGCCGCCGACTTCCACCACCGCGCTCGCGCGGCCGGTCTGCCCATCGTGTTCACCCGCTTCACCGTGCCCGAGGGAGAAGGCGGCCTCGTACGCAACACCGGATTCATGAACGCGGTGGGGGAGGCTCAGGAGTCCTTCCGGCCCGAGGCACCAGGCGCCCAGCTGATCCCCGAGATGGCTCGGCTGGGCGAACGCGACCGCGTCGTCGACAACCAGAAGCTGTCCGGGCTCGCGGGGAACAGCCTGCCGGAGTTGCTCGCCGCGGAGGGTATCGACACCCTGCTGGTGACCGGTGTGGCCACCAACCTGACGGTCGAGCAGACGGCGCGGCACGGCACGGACCTCGGCTCGACCGTGCACGTGGTCGCCGACTGCGTGGCGGCGGCGGAGGACGCGGTCCACGAGGCGTCGCTCGCCAACCTCGACCTCGCCACCAGGGGTCGCCTCTCCTCGGACGACGCTCTGGCGCGACTCGCGGGCTAGGCCCGCGGAACAGCGGCGGCCCGGCCCGCTCCGGCCGGGTCCAGCCGGGCTATGAGCGGCGCGGCGACCGGTGTGGAGGCCACGGGGCCCGGTCTCGCTAGGGGACGTCGCCCAGCGTCTGAGCCACGAACCGTTCCAGCCCCGCGACGAACGCCTCGGCCTGGTCGGGCGGCCAGGCCGCCAGTCGCTCATCCAGAAGGGCCACGAGCCGTCCCCGCATCAGCCCGACGATCTCCTGACCCCGTGGCGTCAGTGTGAGCAGGACGGCCCGTCGGTCATGCTTATCTCTGCCACGGCGGATGAGGCCGTGCTCTTCGAGTCTGGACGCGTAGCGGCTGGCGACCGACCGGTCGATTCCGACCTCGGCGGCCAGGCGCGCCGCCGTGATGGGACCGAGCCGGGCGATGCCGCTGATCACGGGATAGGTCGTGGGGTCCACGCCGTGACCTATCCCGTCCGTGAGGTCGCCGTAGAGGTCGGCGCGGACACGGCGCTGCAGCAGCTCCCCGAGTGCGGCCTCCGTACGTCTGCCGAGATCCCCGCTCACGCTGTTGCCCCCGCTCCGTGCGCCATTGCGCGGCTCTCCCGTCGCCAGTAGATTGGGTTATGCGTGCAAAATACACGCATTATTCGACCCGCATCTGCCCGTGCGGTGGAGAGGAGAGTGCCCATGCCGGGGAGTGTACGGCCCGAGGAAATCCTGCCCGATGGCGATGACCACACGGTTCTCGACGGCTTAACGGTTCGCAAGGGGACCGTGGCGGCCTTCGTCGCGAATGTGAAGGCCCTGGACGGCGTCGAAGAGGGCAGTGCCGAATGGAAGATGTTGGCGGACCGAATCAGGGAGCTCGTCCCGGGGGTGCGCGCGGTCGGCCTCTTCGACGTCCTCACGCCGAAGTCCCCGCAGCTCAGAAACATCATCGACGAAGCGTCGACACACGGCGGCACAGCAGCGCCCTGACGCCCCGACGTAGGGCCGGGCGGACCGCCACCGCCGACGCATGGCGTCACCTCTGTTCCGTGTCGTCTCCGTATCGTCTCCCTGTCGTTTCCGTGTCCTCCCACCTATTTCCGGACCGCTCTAGTCGGCATCACGGTTGGGCAACAACCCATTCCATTCCCAACCGACGCATACCCGCCCGCAGCGAGCATGGGGACGCGGCCGGACGTGACCCCCGGCCCCGCGGTCATGCCTGCGGGGCACTCCCCGACGCCACCCTGATCCGTGGGCCCTGGGGTCACCGGATCGGGAGGGGCAGATGTGGGCAGACAAGGCTTTGGGGCGCTCCTGACGGACGAGCAGTGGGCACGCTTCCTCAGGGCGGGGACCACCCGCCGGTTCCAGGTCGGAGAGGTGATCATCCGCCAGGGTGACCGCGGCGAAGCCGTGTACATGCTCGCCGAAGGCACGGTCAAAGTTTCCATGGTGCGGACGGACGGGACCGAATCGCTGATAGCGCTCCGTGGCCCTGGCGAGTCGCTCGGCGAGCTGTCGGCGTTGTCCGGGCTCCCCCGAACGGCCACCGTGGCCGCCTCCGGCGGATCGTGTCTCACCCGCGTCCTGAGTGGCGCCCAGTTCCGGCTGCTGGTGAAAACCATGGAGTTGGAGCACGCTCTGTGGGAGCACATCGTGCTGCGACAGCACGAGAGTGAATCGCTGCGGGCGGAAATGGCCGCGCTGCCCGCGGGGCAACGGTTGGCGATCACACTCCTCAGGCTCGCCGCGTCGCTCGGTAGCGACGTCAGCGAGGCGGGAGGACCGCCCGATCGGCAGGAAAGCCGGACGGGGCGTACCCGCGCGCGCCGTGGAACCGTCCTCAAGTTCGGGCTGACCCAGCGCGAGCTCGGCGACTCCATCGGCCTGTCCCGGGCCTCGATCGCGGCCGAGTTCGGGAAGCTGCGCTCCCTCGGCGTCATCAGCACCGGACGTCGGTTCGTCGCGATCCGCGATGTCGAACGCCTGAGGAGGCTGGCCGAGGGCGAGGAATGACAGGGGCACGCGTTCTCACCATCGTCTCACCGACGTCAGCCCTGACACCCCGGCTCACCCCCGTACCGCGCGACGCGGGTCGCCGCCCTGTGTCCAGTTTTGGACACTGCCCCACGCAGATTCGCGACATGGTCGAGGTGAACGGCCCGACCGGGCCGCCAGACATCCCGACTCGCCCCTCAGGAGCCCCGACAATGGCGGAGATCCCGCGCCGGGTCCGGCGCACCAGCATTCCGATGCCGCCGTATCGCGCCGTTCTCGCGGTGGACGCGGAGAAGTACTCGCGCACGTCCTCCTACAACCAGCGGATCCTCAGCAACACGGTGCGGGACGCGCTGGAGGAAGCATTCCGCGGCAGCGGACTGGAGCACCTGTGGAGGAACGCCTCCTTCCCCCAGACCACCGGCGACGGCTATGTGGTCGGTGTCCAGCCCGAGCACCTGCCCCTGCTGATCCATCCGCTGCTGGGCGAACTCCAGGCGGTGCTGGGCGAGATACAGCCGGGCCTCGCCTTCGAGGACCGATCGCTGCGTCTCCGGTTGCGCGCGGCGATCGGCCTGGGGCCGCTCCCGGACAGCGGTGGCGATGAGCGGGGCGACGGGGTCGGCACGGCCATGAACGAGACACACCGGCTGCTCGACGCTCCGGCCCTGCGTGCAGGTCTGGCCGACTCCGACCCGGAGATCACCTTCCTCGCGGCCGGGATCACCCGGCGCGTCTATGAGGACGCGGTGCTGGGCGGCTATGTCGGTTTGGCGCCCCGCCACTTCCACGAGACCGAAGTCGACCTTCCGGACAAGGAGTACCGGGCGGAGGCCTACCTCTACATTCCTCAGCCGTCCCTTCGCCCGCCGGAAGCGCGCGGCACCGGCGGCTCCGCCCCGCGCGAGACGGCACAAAGGAGTGGCGGCCACGATCCGGACTCTAGCCAGGGGCAGGGACAGGGGCAATCGCAGGCGCCGAGGCCGGGCCGGGGAGCCGCTGGGGCGATCACATTCGAAGCGATCCCTGATGCGTAGCGCTCACGAGCCTGCCAATGGTGAATGTTCAGGAGGGCCCATGCCCAGGAGTTCGTACGCGGGATCAGCGAGCACGAAGGAAAAGGCGCGGAAGCGCAGCAGCGCTGCAGCGAATCGGACGGCACCGGATGACGGTGCACACGCCTCCCCGTACGCCCGCAGTGAGGTCACCCGGCTGCTGTGTGCCAGCGCCTACCTGGACGGGCGGTTTCGCCGCAGCGTCATCAAGGAGTTCGTCGAACGGCGGGAACAGGTGGCCGCACCGTCCCTGGGGTTCGACGCGGTTCCGGTGGTGCGACACTGCCTGCACGCCCGCCGACTGGAGCTGAAATGCCTGGGGTGGCTCACCGCGGCCTGGGCGGTACCGTTTCTGGCCCTTTTCCTGGTCTGGATCGCCATCGCCGTTTTCTCCGATCGTTCGGAAGCCGACCTATTCGTGGCGGCGACGCTGGTCGGTGTGACCCCCGGTGTCATGCTTTTCGTGGCACTGTGCCTGCTCGCGTGGCTCAGCCGGGTGGTGAGCGGACGCAGCACCTCGGTCTACGTCGACGATCGCGCGGAGAGATCTCCGAGGAAGGGGATTCTCGCCTGGCTGGGCACTGTGATCCGAATCGCCGCCTGGGCGATGGGCTACTCGTACGCAGGCTTCATACTCACCCTGGTCTTTGACCGAGGCTACGGCTCCGGATGGGCGGAGTTCGACGCCACGGAGTTCGCGGCGCTCATGCTGATCGGTGCTCTCGCGTTGGTCGCGTGGGTCGTGTCCTGGTACCGAGCGTCGGTGGAACACGTCCTGTCGGTCGACCTCAGTAAGCCGCGCTTCAGCGGCCAAGGTCCCGAGGTGGCCGAAAAGTACGCTCCCCTCCTCGACGCGGTCGCCCGCGAACAGCACTCTTCGGTGGTCATCTACGACCCCGCCGCCCCCTTCCGCGGGGCCGGGCAGCCGCACAAGCCGTGGTCACTCGCCCTTGAGCTGCGTCCCGCCGACGGCAGGACACCCACGGACGGTCTCACCGGGCGGCGGATCATCGACCTGGTTCGGCCGCAGCTCGCGTCCCTGGCCGAGCGGGCCGGTGCGACCAGCCGCGACCGCCTCAGCGGCCTGGAGGTCAGCGAGTGCGTGTTCCTGCCGGCGCCGTTGCCTTTCGGCTACCAACGGGAGCAGCTACCTGTCGGGGACAGCGACGCTCCGCAGGTGATGCGGCACATCGACAACGCGGTCGGTGAAGGAGCCGAGCAGCGCCGCCACTTCCTCCGAATCCGCGTCGGGGCGTGGGCGGAAGAGGTGGTCACCACCCTCTTCGTCCGGGCTCACACACAGGGGCGGATGCTCCTGCTGGAGGTGGTGCCGCACGTGTTGACGCCGATCCGCGAGGAGTTCCGTGCTGTGGACGCGATCGTGCCGGATCGTGGTGCGCGCCGCGCGGTCTCAGCACTCGCCACCGCACCGGTCGCTTCGGTGTCCGCACTGGTCTCGCTGTTCCAGACCATGGCCTCCAGGTCCCGCTCATGGCGCAGCAATCCCGACGGGAGCCGCGTGGAAGCGCCACTGATCAGTATCCGCGAGCAGGCCGCGGCCGGTCCGCTCTCCCTGTTCCAGGAGATGGACGTGGCCAGGTACGTGAAGACCCTGCAGGACCGGATCGCCTCGGGGGTCCGCCAGGCACTGGTCGAGGCGGGGTACCAGACCGACGAGTTCCAGCAGCAGATCGTCAACATCGGTAGCGGCGGGGTCTTCATCGGAGGCTCGATGTCCGGCGGAGCCATCGCGTCGGGAGAAGGGGCAGCCGCCCGCCACGGCAGCAGTTCCCCAGCGGCGGCAGATAGCGCACAGGCCAAGGCGACGTAGGGCACCACGACGAGGAGAGGGAAGGGAAAAGAGGCATGACCGAGCGCGAGCGTGACGACCACGAACGTGGGCCGGAGGAGAGCGGCGGCGTCTACATCGCCGGATCGATGATCGGCGGCGCTGCGGCGACGGGCGCGGACTCCGAGGCGGAGGACAGCAGCAGGAAGGAGGGAGGACCGACGGCGGCCGACCTTCCCGCCCCGTCATCCCGACTGAGTTCGGCTCCTCCTGGACAGACCGTGGTCGGCGGACACTTCGCGGGCGGGGCGGTGGCAACCGGCGCGCGTAGCAAGGCAGCCGACAGGTCCGTACGCATCGACACCGCACACCGGGAGTTCGCGGAGAGTCTGGCCTGCGTGCGTCGTGAACTCGCGAAGCGAGAGCGAACGTTCGAGGTCGAGGCGGTCGACCGCGAACTGGCCGAGGCCGAGCAGCAGATCGAGTCCACGGGGACCGTCGGCCGCTCGCTGCTGGATCGTCTGGTTTCCCTGTTCAGCGGTGGCAGCACGATCCTGCAGAGCGTCACGGACAGCGCTGTCGCGTTGGAAGCCTTGAAGAACATCGCGAGCACTACCCAGTTGGCGGCCGGAGAGCTCGAACCGGATGAGTGACCCAGGAAGGTGCGCATGACCGGCCACGACACAGCGGACCACGACACGGCCGTATGGGATGCCGAAGAGCAATGCTGGACCCTGCCCGACCGCGACGACCTCACCTCAGAAACGGACCGGCCCGATCCCGCCCCGACACCGCTGGGAACCCTGCCCTATCGCGCGGTCGGGCTGATACCCGAAACGTGGACGAAGCCCCAGAACCGCGTCCGACTCCTTGCCGCGACAGGAGGAGCTATTGTGCTGCTCGTCGGCGGCGTGGCAGTGCTCACGGATACTTCGGAAGACGAATCGGATGGTGGTGACGCACAGGTCGCCACCCCTCCGCCCGAGGTTCCCACCGAAGACGCCGACGTCAATGGCGGTCTGGACAACCAGCAGGACGAAGAGCACGGCAGTCCGAGCACCGAGCAGCCCGAGGAACAGCCCACATCGTCCGACGCCTACCAACTGATCGATGATCCCCAAGGGTTCGCCCTCTACGTCCCCGAATCGTGGACACGCTCGCAGGACGAGGATGAAGAGGCAGGAGCCATCTACACCGCGCCCGACGACGAGCGGTATCTCCTCCAAGTCATGTGGGAGGACGACTCCACGGATTCCCCTGAGGAGATCCTGGAACGAAGAGTCCGCCAGACGGCATCCGAGAACGACGGTTACGAGGAAGTCAGCTTCGGAGAGGCTGCGGGCGCTGGCCCGGCCGAGATCGAGTACACCTACGACCACAAGGACCACGGACCGCGCCGAGTCATGGCCGCCGCCCTCACCCCCGCGGACGATACGACCTACATCGTGCTCTCCGTCGGGCCTGAAGACGACCGCACCGCGATCGACGAAACCCTCCGCAAGGCGGTGACGTCCTTCCAGCAGTGAGTCAATGCAGATGGCGTCCCCCTTCGCACACTCCCACAAGATGAAGCCACCGAGCGCGACGATCAGTGGACCCCCAACGGCTCACCAGGGCCGGTGGGGACAGTCACCCCATACGGCAAACGATCGCTTCACCTACCGGGTCAGCTTTCGGGCGGTTGTTGCTGCGCCAGATGCCG contains:
- a CDS encoding cytochrome P450, with product MTSDIADTIPAYPPPRTCPLRPSPEFDRLRAERPISRMAMRGGGEAWVVTRYEDVRTLLADPRMSSDRAHPGFPRLIAGLEDIQPREEEKPPIVNLDGAEHSKARGAILSEFTVRRVREMRPWVQGIVDRRVDAMLAAGPPVDLVDMLSLPVPLLVVCGLLGASYSDNELFEDSTRRMMSAGVSDEDRFAAAEDLSVYLERLCREKEADPTEDDLLGRQVLRYRREEGEVDHAELVALALMLLVAGHETTANVISMGVASLLEHPDQLAKMRADPGLLPATVEEVLRFCSVTDAITARVATADIEIGGVLIRAGEGVIAHVPSANHDPSVFARPERLDIDRGARHHFGFGYGPHQCAGQNLARLELQITIETLFRRIPNLRIDAPLDSLPYKDNSMVYGLYELPVRW
- a CDS encoding cysteine hydrolase — protein: MTIDPQRTAVLALHWQVNVIKPEGFFGEMLSEPVRRSGVVERAADFHHRARAAGLPIVFTRFTVPEGEGGLVRNTGFMNAVGEAQESFRPEAPGAQLIPEMARLGERDRVVDNQKLSGLAGNSLPELLAAEGIDTLLVTGVATNLTVEQTARHGTDLGSTVHVVADCVAAAEDAVHEASLANLDLATRGRLSSDDALARLAG
- the pulA gene encoding pullulanase-type alpha-1,6-glucosidase, which gives rise to MSVARLLTLGLTTALLATYSGGSTANAALPPGEVRPTTEGEPIGHDLGAAKAHWIDRGAIAWPSPPADDHSYDLIHSADASIGVENDRLTGDFRTIPLRVADGGLTDKQRAKWPHLANRTALRSRGSMADQSEVAVLSEVTVLSEVAVLSEVTEALRGQVVVVERDGDGRVVAATGAQIPGVLDDVYAAAADATLGPVWENGRPALSLWAPTARDVKLVLYEDPRSAESHTVRMKRDAATGTWSAQGPARWKGKYYAFQVEVYSPAVGRIVTNTVTDPYSLALSADSERSLLIDLADPALAPEGWDSLTKPAPTPMNAASIYELHVRDFSASDTTVPEADRGTYRAFRASRDGSAGMTELRGLADDGVDYVHLLPAFDFGSVPERRSEQKAPACDLASFPSDSTEQQACVERTAEDDAFNWGYDPVHYTVPEGSYASSPDGTARVTEFREMVSGLNRAGLRVVMDVVYNHTYAAGQDDRSVLDRVVPGYYHRLLDDGSVATSTCCPNTAPEHTMMGKLVVDSVVTWARAYKVDGFRFDLMGHHPKSNMLAVRAALDRLTPDRDGVDGSSIVLYGEGWDFGEVAGGARFEQATQITMAGTGIGTFNDRLRDGVRGGGPFDADPRLQGFGSGLFTAPNAAPGNGTEAQQRARLLHDQDLIKVGLTGNLRDYRFTASSGREVTGGEVDYNGAPAGYTAHPGEAVTYVDAHDNETLYDALAYKLPQDTSMEHRVRMQSLALSTALLGQGTAFVHAGSERLRSKSLDRNSYDSGDWFNRLNWDCEDGNNFGAGLPRAADNQDKWPYARPLLADPDLRADCAAIRKARARFGELLRVRDSSPVFALDSAEEVQRRVSFPLSGARETPGVITMHLDAEGIDPRWSSITVVFNASPRSQSQTIAALRGAEVALHPVQAESDDPVVKESSADTETGALTVPGRTVAVFVAD
- a CDS encoding Crp/Fnr family transcriptional regulator; translated protein: MGRQGFGALLTDEQWARFLRAGTTRRFQVGEVIIRQGDRGEAVYMLAEGTVKVSMVRTDGTESLIALRGPGESLGELSALSGLPRTATVAASGGSCLTRVLSGAQFRLLVKTMELEHALWEHIVLRQHESESLRAEMAALPAGQRLAITLLRLAASLGSDVSEAGGPPDRQESRTGRTRARRGTVLKFGLTQRELGDSIGLSRASIAAEFGKLRSLGVISTGRRFVAIRDVERLRRLAEGEE
- a CDS encoding MarR family winged helix-turn-helix transcriptional regulator, whose translation is MSGDLGRRTEAALGELLQRRVRADLYGDLTDGIGHGVDPTTYPVISGIARLGPITAARLAAEVGIDRSVASRYASRLEEHGLIRRGRDKHDRRAVLLTLTPRGQEIVGLMRGRLVALLDERLAAWPPDQAEAFVAGLERFVAQTLGDVP
- a CDS encoding ferredoxin, translating into MRVVADRNRCAGNGQCVLTDAAIFDQDEEEGRVVVLNERPGAESAERVRQAVRLCPVRALAIEE